Below is a window of Desmonostoc muscorum LEGE 12446 DNA.
AACTCTTCATTTAGCGCTTCGAGCTTGAGTGGCACATTTGTATAGTACAGCCCCAATGCTTGGGCTACCCGTTGCTCATCGTGGGAAAATCCCAACTCATCAGGCGATCGCAGATTTAAAACGGACTTAAAACCTTCTTGGCTAGCTTGCTCGAGCTGTTTTGGTATGACTTGTCCTGTGGTTGTCAAATTTTCGTTAATTTGTATGGCGTTGATCACATTCACTCCTTTGAACTTTTCCATGTCTGGCAGCTTGATAAATCCTCTAACAAGCAAGCTTTGAGAATACATTCATACAATTGCAACAAAATTTGCCAAATTTCAGAAGTTATCGCTTGATAACTTCTTAATTTGCCCTTTGGGTTGATTATTTTATTGCTTCATCTATAATATACGGTTTGCCGATAGATTTAGTGTAGATTAAAATATATTATATATTTTAACGAAAAGTTTACCGGAGTTTATATTTTGAGCGAACTTAATATTCTGAATCCCCAGATGATATGGGAAACCGGAAGCAAGCTAGAGAAACACCAAGTGTACGTAGCATCTTTCAGGAAGAAATTGATACTCCCCGAACTGAACAAGTTTCGCTTATCTGGCGACATGCCGCGCGATCGCTCACTTGCTCGAAAAGTTCGGGTATTCTTGGTTCAATAACTCGTTGTTAGACGACAGGATAAAATTGCTTGAAAGATGGAAGAGGCAATCCTATAGAACTATGAGTAGAAATTCAATAGACAATCGCAAAAAAATGGTTGCTCTCAGACACACTCATTTCCAGCAACATTTACCTATAAATCAGCAGCTGATTGATTTAGTCGGGGATATAGATAGTCACGCTTTTTTAAGAAACCCTGCTTCTCAGAATATTTTCCTCTACCTGACAGAATACGTAAGGGCTATTTTGGAGTATTGGTTTGGGGCAAGTCTGGATAAAATACGCGTTCTTGATTGGGGGTGTGGTAAAGGACATATTTCCTTTTTAATGCGTGAAATGGGTATCGAAATTACTAGTTGTGATGTGCGCGGTGCTGATGATTCAGCTTTTGGTCAGATTACACCAATCATCGAAAAAGCATCTCTAAAAGTTGTCACCCTAGAACATCCATATTTACTTCCTTTCAGTGATGCAAGCTTTGATGTTGTCTTAAGTTTTGGAGTTCTTGAACACGTTCCCAATGACCTTGCTTCTCTTGCTGAGATTCATCGAGTGTTGAAACCATCAGGTCTTTTGTTGTGTTTTTTCCTTCCTTATTACCTTTCTTGGACTCAGCATTTAGCCCATTTGCGAGGAGACTTTTACCACGATCGCCTGTATTCCAAAAAAATGGTAAAACACCTCCTCAAGCAAACTAATTTTGAACTCCTCGACCTTTGGCATAGACAACTTTTGCCTAAAAATCGTGTTTCCTATGCTAAATACCACATTTTTGAATCTGTAGACCAATGGTTAACTAAAAATACACCGCTCAAATATACTGCAACTAATATTGAGTTCGTCGCTGTTAAAAGTTAATATTGTAAGCTGCTTTGATTTTTGAACTTACAGCAGAATTCAGAATTCAGAATAGAGAACAGTTTCTCTGCCTAGCTTTTAGACCATTTCATGAAAATCTTGATACATATAGATTTACCGTAGGGGCGCACAGCTGTGCGCCCCTCCAAGGTATTTGTATCAACTTTAAAGTGAAATGGTATTAGACCCAATACTGCTCGGATAAGCAGGGGAGGCAGGGGAGGCAGGGGAAGCAGAGGAGGCAAAACTCTTCCCCTGCCTCCATTTCTCCCCCTGCTCCCCCTGCTTGCCTCAACCAATAAATTCCTTAACCGAGCAGTATTGGTATTAGACCTCAATAGTGTCTGACTTTTCAGGTTATGTGGAAAAATAAATGCGAAACCTAACCCTCTAGCCCCCTTCCCTAGTAGGGAAGGGGGAAAATTCAAAGCCTCTCCCCTACGAGGGGAGAGCAATGGAAGTGAGGTTTTCCAGATGTCGTGAAAAGTTAGGATAGTGTACTTGATACTTCTTTAAATCTGCTGTATTTGCTCCAGCGATCTAAAATTTTCTGACCATTTTTATAGTTGATTTTGCCAATAAGCCAGTCTGGTTTGAAGAATGCTGACATGGATAGTATGCCGTTCGACTAAAGTTTTGAGTTCTTGCGCTCTTGCAGTACAATTTTGTTTATAGATTAGTGCCTGACGAACTCGATCTTCACGAGAGTTTTTCAAGGCAATTTCAACTTCTTTTTCCCAAGCGATCGCCAAAGCTTGGACGCGATTGTAATCTTTTTGCAGAATTTGCTTTGTTGTATTCGACTCAGCAATAGCCTGATGTAAAGTTTGAATATAATCACTCCATGTATCTGCTAATGGCTCAGCATTTTGGTCATTTTTGGAATATGAAGGTGATTGGATTTGGGTAAAGAAGTGATTTAACTCTACCATGTTTTTACCCTGGTTAATAGTTATTTGACTGAGATTAGCGACTTTTACAGAAGTTGGTAATCTTGTTTTCAGCATATAAAGAACTAATTAACCAAGTCATTAGCTTTTGCTGACAATTTAATTACAGAGTTGAGAATAAAAAATTAGAGGTTTGTGAAGCGAGTTATTTCCAAAAAATACATGCATTCAAGGTAGGTGAATAAAATTTGTGGGTAAGGCGGGGAGTAGGGAGTGGGCGAGATGGGGGAGGTGAGGGAGATGAGGAAAATAACTAATGACTAATGACCAATGACAAACATAAAAAAACCTCCCTTACCGGGAGGCTGAAAATTTAGCGGAGACAACTTGTAAACTTATAGAGGAATTACAGCGATCGCTCCTCCGAATGCTGAGAAAATGGCAGAGACGACTGCTGTGGCAAACAACCACCAAGCTGCTGTAGCTGCGGCTTTACGGGTTTCTTCTGCTTGCCGCTGTGCTTGATGTTTGACTTCTTCGAGGCGGCGTTGGGCTTCGTGCTGTATGCGTTCTGCACGTTGCAATACTGTGTTGCGTGCCCGTTCAATTTGGTCAACGATCCGGTTGGCATCCTCCTGGGAAATGTCCTCACGAGAACTCATAATTGCCACTAGGGTATCACGATCGAAGGAAGACAGGCGATCGCGCAGTGCTTCAAACCCAGCTTGGGGATCTTCAAAAAAGATGCGGACATCGCGCTTGATACTATCA
It encodes the following:
- a CDS encoding class I SAM-dependent methyltransferase, producing the protein MSRNSIDNRKKMVALRHTHFQQHLPINQQLIDLVGDIDSHAFLRNPASQNIFLYLTEYVRAILEYWFGASLDKIRVLDWGCGKGHISFLMREMGIEITSCDVRGADDSAFGQITPIIEKASLKVVTLEHPYLLPFSDASFDVVLSFGVLEHVPNDLASLAEIHRVLKPSGLLLCFFLPYYLSWTQHLAHLRGDFYHDRLYSKKMVKHLLKQTNFELLDLWHRQLLPKNRVSYAKYHIFESVDQWLTKNTPLKYTATNIEFVAVKS
- a CDS encoding PspA/IM30 family protein, with translation MLKTRLPTSVKVANLSQITINQGKNMVELNHFFTQIQSPSYSKNDQNAEPLADTWSDYIQTLHQAIAESNTTKQILQKDYNRVQALAIAWEKEVEIALKNSREDRVRQALIYKQNCTARAQELKTLVERHTIHVSILQTRLAYWQNQL